The genomic window CCGGATAGAGACCGATGAGCACAGGCTCGACGGTTTGCAGATAGATGTCGCCCCCATTATCCACAATCACCTCTGCGGCGCCGGCCTGAAGGGCGGCCTCGACGGCAAGCTGGGCCATTGCCCCGGCGACGGCCGCCATTGGCCCGACACCCACCCTGTTTGCGGCGTGGGCCATCCGTTTTGCAACCTCGGGCGCATCTGCCCGGGCTGCAACGGGTGCGAGCGAATGCTGAAAAAGGGGATGCCGCCGGAGATACTCCTCCAGGATCGCCCTTTGCCGGACGATCTCCCGCGTAACGGCTTCAAACTGTTTGCAACAGATCCGTAAAACCGCTTCCTTGTGGATGAATGTTTTGTAGATGCGTGCGTTTTTTTCCGGGAACGTCATTACATTCAGAATGCCGATGTGCACGCGCCGAAGGGACAGATCCGGACGCAGGCCAGGCACTCGATGCATTTGGATTCGTCGTAGGCAACCTTGCGGGTGGCGCGGTCTGCGATTTTCAGCGCCCCGGGGCGACAGTAGGGGACGCAGTAGCCGCAATCGGCGCATCGTTCCTCGTCGCGCACGACCCCCTTCCCGGAAGAATTGACCGTGACGTTGAAGGTCTTTACAAAATCGATTGCGCGCTGGATCGCCGCCTCCTTGCCCGTGACGTCCAGCACAAGATATCCTTCCTCTTCCGGGGTGACCTTTGCCCGATAGACATTGACGATAAGTTGATAATCCTTCACCAGGCGGTAAATGATCGGTTCGTCGCAGACGCATTTGGGAAAGTAGAACATCAGTTTTTTGGTAACGGAATTGTCGTTCATCGGTTTCCCCTCCTCTTGACAAGCGGCTTCATTTTTGCGTCCTTACGCAGGGGGGCAAACGGGGCTGAAAGCTGAAAATCTCCCCTGCGCAGCTCATCCGCCAGCAGGTTGGCAATCTCCAATGCCTTGGAGTAGGAAGACAACGAGCCGACTTCCTCTATCGTTTTGCCGTCCACCTCGATCCGGCCGGTACGCAATTGCTCATAGCTGACGCGACCGAGGACGTTGCCCGTATTTTGCGGATAATCGAAGCCATAATCCACCACCGGGGCCAGAATGTCCCGATCGCGCACGCACGTTCGCCTCAGGACCTCTTCATTGAGAATCGGAATCGGGATTCCAACCCCCAGCGCCAGCGAAACCCCATAGCCGATGAAACTGACGCCGCGCACGAATTCCTTCTTCATCTGCTTCATGTCGCCGGTCAAGGCCAGCGTTCCCGCTCCGCCTATCGGCACGCCCTCCGGCGTTCTGGCGCCGCCGCCGGCATGCTGCGTTCCTTCAGCATAGACATGCCCGTGGGCGCCGGCCAGCCAGACGCGCGTGCCGACACCGATGGTTTCATAGAAGGGGTCGTTGAGCAGCGGCGACAATTGCCCCGCGGAGCAGTAGTTTGCGTTTTTCTGATGGGGTTCGAGCTTGCCCATATAGGTGTAAATAGTCTGCTCAGACCGGTTGACCGCCACATTGTAGTTTTGATAGCAATTGCGCGGATTGACCATGATCGCCTGATTCAGGTCGTCGATGGTAAAATAGGTGCGGATCTCCCGGAGCGGGTAGCAGTCCGTGCCGTAGGAAAGGGCGAAGAGCTGGAGCGTCTTTCCCGCGACGAGATCCTCGATCACATGGCCGCCGCCGTACCGGAACTCACCCGGCGGATACATGTTCGCCGGATCGCCATGACGCAGTTGCGTGCACCCGAGATAGACATCGACTGCGGCGAGGCCCGTGTAAGCCAGAACATCGGCAATCCATGCCTCGGACATCCGGATCTTCGGCTTGGAATGGCCGAAGTTCAAAAAGCAGCCGGATGAACACATAGGTCCGAAGGTCGCCGTTGTGACGACATCCACCTCCCTGGCCGCGGCCTTGAGTCCCTTTTTGTCCACGTAATCCATGATCTCATCGGCCGTCAACACAACGGCTTTCCCTGATTCGATGCGATCGTTTATCTGTTCATAAGTTTTCATGATTTCATTCCCCATTCGAAGGTCAGCTGCGTTCCAGCAATTCAATCCGGACGTTTTCAGGGCCGCGGATAAAGGAGATCTTGAGGCCGGGCCGTTTCTCGAAGGGCTCTACCACAAATTCCGCTCCCCGCCGCTTCAACTCGGCAGCCGTCTCATCCAGATCGTCCACCTGCAGCCCGAAGTGGTCAAGACCAATGTAACGCCCG from Syntrophobacterales bacterium includes these protein-coding regions:
- a CDS encoding UPF0280 family protein, which gives rise to MHIGILNVMTFPEKNARIYKTFIHKEAVLRICCKQFEAVTREIVRQRAILEEYLRRHPLFQHSLAPVAARADAPEVAKRMAHAANRVGVGPMAAVAGAMAQLAVEAALQAGAAEVIVDNGGDIYLQTVEPVLIGLYPGEAGKIGQLAFSLRAADTPLSICSSSGKMGHSLSLGECDLATIVAKDASLADAAATLAANLVKDVGDVENTLNHMVAIDGISGVLIVKNGHVGLAGKLPPLVKMS
- a CDS encoding 4Fe-4S binding protein, which encodes MNDNSVTKKLMFYFPKCVCDEPIIYRLVKDYQLIVNVYRAKVTPEEEGYLVLDVTGKEAAIQRAIDFVKTFNVTVNSSGKGVVRDEERCADCGYCVPYCRPGALKIADRATRKVAYDESKCIECLACVRICPFGACTSAF
- a CDS encoding homocysteine biosynthesis protein translates to MGNEIMKTYEQINDRIESGKAVVLTADEIMDYVDKKGLKAAAREVDVVTTATFGPMCSSGCFLNFGHSKPKIRMSEAWIADVLAYTGLAAVDVYLGCTQLRHGDPANMYPPGEFRYGGGHVIEDLVAGKTLQLFALSYGTDCYPLREIRTYFTIDDLNQAIMVNPRNCYQNYNVAVNRSEQTIYTYMGKLEPHQKNANYCSAGQLSPLLNDPFYETIGVGTRVWLAGAHGHVYAEGTQHAGGGARTPEGVPIGGAGTLALTGDMKQMKKEFVRGVSFIGYGVSLALGVGIPIPILNEEVLRRTCVRDRDILAPVVDYGFDYPQNTGNVLGRVSYEQLRTGRIEVDGKTIEEVGSLSSYSKALEIANLLADELRRGDFQLSAPFAPLRKDAKMKPLVKRRGNR